CCCACTGCTCCTGAACCCTCAACTCAAAGTATAATAGAATGTATAAAAATGGCTTTAAAATCTGCCAAAATTAAACCAGAAGCTATAGATTATATAAATGCTCATGGAACAGGGACTCTTTTAAATGATGTTGCAGAAACAAAAGCCATAAAAGAAGTTTTTGGAGAATATGCTTATAAGATCCCTATTTCAGCTAATAAATCAATGATAGGACATACTTGGGGAGCAGCAGGAATCATTGAAACTATTTTTTCTATAAAAACTATCTTAGAAGAAACTATTCCACCAACCATAAATTTAGAATACCCTGATCCAGAATGTGATCTTTATTATGTTCCTCAAAAGGCAATTAAGAAAAAAGTTAAAACTGTTTTAAAAAATTCCTTTGGTTTTGGAGGAATAAATGCGTGCTTAATATTAAAAGCTTGGGAAGGAGGTGAAAAATAATGTACACCTATGATGTTGAATATTTTAAGAGACTTTTCGAAAAGAACTTCCTTTATATCAGAACTTTTATGAGAAATGTAGAAAGATATAAAAATAGAATTGCTCTAATTGATGCAGAAAAAGATAAAAAATGGAGTTATGAAGCTTTAAATTCTGAGGTTAACAAACTTGCCTATGCTTTAATTGAAAGTGGAATAAAACCTGGTGATGTGATAGTTTATCAATTAATGAATTTACCTGAATTTGCCTTTATTTATTTAGCTTCCCAAAAAATAGGAGCTATAAATTGTCCCATAAATTATAGACTTTCTCCAGGAGAGACTGCTTATATTTTAGACGATTCAAAACCTTATGTATTTATTTTTCAAGCTTCCTTAGGTGAAAAAGTTAAAAATGCCTTAGAAATAGCTCAACATAAACCGAAAGTATTAATATATGTAGAAGATGGAAAATGTGATTTGGGAATTTCTTACACTGAGTTTATTAAAGATAAGCCCTTATCTGAACCACCTGAGCCTTCTTATGATGCATGGGCTGAAGTTACAAGACTTTACACCTCAGGAACAACAGGAAGACCTAAAGGAATCCCATTTAATAATGTTAATGAAGTATTAAGTTGTTTGGATGTAATTATTTATTTAGGATTAAATAAAGAAGATATTCTTTTCAATCTTTCTCCTTGGTTTCATAGAGGTGGCATCCATTTAGGTGGACCTGGTCCAGGTTTATTCTTAGGAGCTGCAATTGTAGCTATGAAAACCTTTTCTCCTAAAAGGGCTTTAGAAGTCATAGAAAAATATAAAGTTACTTTTACTGTAGGAGTCCCAAGTATGTATAAACTATTAATAGAAGAACAAAAGAAATTTTCTTATAATATAAAATCTCTTAGGGGCGCCTTAAGTATGGGAGCTCCTCTTGATAAAAGTCTTTGTATAGAGATGAAAGAAATTTTAACACCTAATATTTTTAATGGCTACGGAACCTCAGAAACCTTTTTAAATACTTTACTTATACCAGAGGATTTACCTGAAAAAGCAGGAACTGCAGGAAGAAATATAACCTTTTTTGCTGATGTAAGAGTAGTAAAAGTTTATCCAGATAAATTCGCAGAACCTGAAGAATTAGTAGAAAGAAACAATCAGGAAGTAGGAGAAGTAATTATGAGAAGTTTAACAGGACCTTATGATTACTATAATAAACCTCAAGAAAGAGCAAAAAGAGTTTATAAAGATTGGTTTTATTGTGGTGATCTGGCTACTTGGGATGAAGAGGGATACCTTACCATAGTTTCAAGAAAAGATGATATGATAATTGTGGGAGGTGAAAATATATATCCTGTACAAATTGAAGAAGCTATTCAAGAACATCCTAAGGTACTTCAGTGTGCTGTTGTAGGTGTGCCTGATGAATTGAGAGGACAAGCTATAGTTGCTTATGTGGTCAAAAAAGACGAATCTCTAACTTTAGAGGAACTTAAAGAATTTATTAGTAAACATCCTATGATTCCACCTCATAAAAGACCTCGCTATTGGGCATTTGTTGATGAACTTCCAATGACTGCAACAGGAAAAAAACAACATTATAAACTTAGAGAAAAGGTTTTAGAAGATCTTAAAAAGGGTCTTTTAATGCGCTAAAAAATTAAAAAGGGGTGGCAAATGAAAAGATTAATACTATTATTTTCAATCCTTTTAATCTCTTTTTTTTATAAAGTTTTTTTTGCCTTTTGTATAGAACATCAACCAGGAATAGGAATTAGATTAAGAGAGGAAACCTTAGATAATTATCTATTTTTAAAAACTGCCCCTTTACTTTCTTTCTGGGATGATTCAAGTGTTTTAAGATTTAAAGTTAGTTTATGGGATAAAATAAAAATAAACAATAGCACTTCAATCTACTTAAGATTAGTAACTGAACCAAGATACTATATAGGACCTCATGAGGTAACCCTTGACCATGCTCACAATATTAAAAATTTTGATCAGGATGAAATTTTAATAGATAATTTTTATTTAGAAGTCAAAAAACCCTTTAATCTTCCTTTAGATTTAAAGATAGGAAGACAAGATTTTCTTGGAGAAGATATGTATGGAGAAGGCTTTTTAATTTTTGATGGAACCCCTGGAGATGGATCAAGGACCTTCTTTTTTAATGCTATAAGAGCAAGATGGTTTATACAAA
The window above is part of the Thermodesulfobacterium geofontis OPF15 genome. Proteins encoded here:
- a CDS encoding class I adenylate-forming enzyme family protein, encoding MYTYDVEYFKRLFEKNFLYIRTFMRNVERYKNRIALIDAEKDKKWSYEALNSEVNKLAYALIESGIKPGDVIVYQLMNLPEFAFIYLASQKIGAINCPINYRLSPGETAYILDDSKPYVFIFQASLGEKVKNALEIAQHKPKVLIYVEDGKCDLGISYTEFIKDKPLSEPPEPSYDAWAEVTRLYTSGTTGRPKGIPFNNVNEVLSCLDVIIYLGLNKEDILFNLSPWFHRGGIHLGGPGPGLFLGAAIVAMKTFSPKRALEVIEKYKVTFTVGVPSMYKLLIEEQKKFSYNIKSLRGALSMGAPLDKSLCIEMKEILTPNIFNGYGTSETFLNTLLIPEDLPEKAGTAGRNITFFADVRVVKVYPDKFAEPEELVERNNQEVGEVIMRSLTGPYDYYNKPQERAKRVYKDWFYCGDLATWDEEGYLTIVSRKDDMIIVGGENIYPVQIEEAIQEHPKVLQCAVVGVPDELRGQAIVAYVVKKDESLTLEELKEFISKHPMIPPHKRPRYWAFVDELPMTATGKKQHYKLREKVLEDLKKGLLMR